The Lycium ferocissimum isolate CSIRO_LF1 chromosome 10, AGI_CSIRO_Lferr_CH_V1, whole genome shotgun sequence genome window below encodes:
- the LOC132033649 gene encoding transcription factor bHLH143-like encodes MEKDFVSSFRQQYSDLRLTHLNFSYPRFDIGQQNSFPTYMTPLSNEFPINGNSPFFTFSGLPESNASRPTEPCNWLYCSPQFYQGFNPVSTTLPKEKFAPRALETLAGNKYPNGGKRFLVFDQSGDQTTLIYSSANATPVQCPASLNPKAPALYPEIRRKEVSPSGHFFGDEYYEENNRHDVESEMHEDTEELNALLYSDDDSEDDEETSTGHSPSTMTAHCLPEWFDERGEEEVASSGGPTKRHKLLDGSYDAPELRDTATSAKAYTCSDLEDDAQSTCGNGLDQDSGKKRLRKDKICETISILQEIIPGGKGKDSIVVIDEAICYLRSLKAKAKSLGLDSL; translated from the coding sequence ATGGAAAAGGACTTCGTATCTTCATTCCGTCAGCAGTATTCAGATCTGCGGTTAACCCATTTGAATTTTTCCTATCCACGATTTGATATAGGGCAGCAGAATTCTTTTCCTACTTACATGACTCCTCTGTCAAATGAGTTTCCTATTAATGGAAATTctccatttttcacattttccGGGCTGCCAGAGTCAAATGCAAGCCGGCCAACAGAACCTTGCAATTGGTTATATTGTTCGCCTCAGTTTTATCAAGGTTTTAATCCTGTTTCGACCACTTTACCCAAAGAGAAGTTTGCTCCTCGAGCACTTGAAACTCTTGCAGGTAACAAATATCCTAATGGAGGCAAGAGATTCCTTGTGTTTGATCAATCTGGTGATCAGACAACTTTGATCTATAGTTCTGCTAATGCTACTCCTGTACAATGCCCGGCTTCTTTGAATCCAAAAGCCCCTGCCCTTTATCCAGAGATtagaagaaaggaagtttctCCATCTGGGCATTTCTTCGGTGATGAATATTACGAAGAAAACAACAGACATGATGTCGAAAGTGAAATGCATGAGGATACTGAAGAACTGAACGCCCTACTCTACTCTGATGATGATTCCGAGGATGATGAAGAAACAAGTACTGGTCACTCCCCCAGTACTATGACCGCCCATTGTCTGCCAGAGTGGTTTGACGAAAGGGGTGAAGAAGAAGTAGCTAGTTCTGGTGGGCCAACCAAAAGGCATAAATTGTTAGATGGTAGCTACGATGCACCAGAGCTCAGGGATACTGCCACGTCAGCAAAAGCCTATACGTGCTCCGACTTAGAGGATGATGCACAATCCACTTGTGGCAATGGCCTTGACCAAGATTCAGGGAAAAAGAGGCtaagaaaagataaaatttGCGAGACAATAAGCATTTTGCAGGAAATAATCCCTGGAGGAAAGGGAAAAGACTCAATCGTTGTTATTGATGAAGCAATCTGTTACTTGAGATCCCTGAAGGCAAAAGCCAAGTCTCTAGGACTTGATTCTCTTTGA